Within the Streptosporangium album genome, the region TGCCTGGTGCGCAGCAGTTCGAGCATCTCGGTGGCGGTCAGGTAGTGCATGTGGTCCCCCGATCGGGTGCGGTCTGCGCCGAGTCTCGCCGAAGGGCGCCCCGGACGCGTCGGCAACCTTTGACAACGCGGGTGCCGGGAGGTCTAGCCCGCCTTGCCGATGGACGCGGTGATCCCTTGGGTCAGCCGTACCAGCTCCGCGGGGGCGGTCTCGATCTGCAGCCCGCGCCGTCCGGCCGAGAAGTAGACCGTCGCGAAGTCCAGTGCCGAGGCGTCGACCACGGTCGGCAGCCGCCTGCGCTGCCCCAGCGGGCTGATCCCGCCCACCACGTAACCGGTGACCCGCTCGACCTTGGCCGCGTCGGCCATCGCCGCCCGCTTGCTCCCCAGCGCCGCCGCGAACGCCTTCAGGTCCAGTTTGCCCGACACCGGCACCACGGCGACGGCCA harbors:
- the ybaK gene encoding Cys-tRNA(Pro) deacylase translates to MSKSRNKGGQGTPATVALTQAAVDFTLHPYEHDASAQAYGEEAADALGVPYGQIFKTLVAEVESGLAVAVVPVSGKLDLKAFAAALGSKRAAMADAAKVERVTGYVVGGISPLGQRRRLPTVVDASALDFATVYFSAGRRGLQIETAPAELVRLTQGITASIGKAG